A portion of the Anthonomus grandis grandis chromosome 7, icAntGran1.3, whole genome shotgun sequence genome contains these proteins:
- the LOC126738883 gene encoding retinol dehydrogenase 12-like — protein MPEIWKYIAGSVVLGSAAYSLIKYFAGGVCECPTRLDGLLVIITGANSGIGKALAIELAKRGANLILACRNVKSGLEAKVHILQEAQNSNIQIHVKFLDLCSIHSIKNFSENIQNQFREVYALVNCAGVFYLPHSLTEDGFEVTFQTNYLGPFILTHELIPLLKKQVHARIVNVSSEAHRKVNANDLRSVTLQQNQPVSPFVSYGVSKLALILFTKELAKKLNNTNIIVNAVNPGNVETAIYRHFPPLSNPWLFAIQKPIRTLVVKNPKQGCQSILHALLTSNPSTGQYYSDCKLTLASPLASCDQISREYYRVTCELIRWFPEESEC, from the exons ATGCCAGAAATTTGGAAGTACATAGCCGGCTCGGTTGTATTAGGTTCGGCCGCTTATAGCTTAAT TAAATATTTCGCCGGAGGTGTTTGCGAATGTCCCACCCGACTGGATGGCTTGCTGGTTATTATAACTGGAGCCAATTCTGGAATAGGAAAAGCTCTTGCTATTGAACTTGCTAAAAGAG gtgcaaatttaattctcGCCTGTAGAAACGTAAAAAGTGGCTTAGAAGCCAAAGTCCATATACTTCAAGAAGCCCAGAACTCCAATATTCAAATCCACGTAAAGTTTTTGGATTTATGCTCAATTCATAGCATTAAAAACTTCTCAGAAAACATCCAAAACCAGTTTAGAGAGGTGTATGCTTTAGTTAATTGTGCCGGAGTGTTTTATCTTCCCCACAGCTTGACCGAAGACGGATTTGAGGTCACTTTTCAAACAAATTATTTGG GACCATTTATTTTAACCCATGAGCTGATTCCCCTACTTAAAAAGCAAGTACATGCGAGAATAGTTAATGTTTCATCAGAAGCTCACAGGAAAGTGAATGCAAATGATTTAAGAAGTGTAACTCTTCAACAAAATCAGCCTGTATCACCTTTTGTGTCTTATGGTGTATCAAAATTGGCTTTGATACTTTTTACAAAAGAGTTGGCCAAGAAGTTAAATA ATACGAACATCATAGTGAACGCCGTCAACCCGGGCAACGTCGAAACCGCCATCTACCGTCACTTCCCGCCCCTATCCAACCCTTGGCTGTTCGCCATCCAAAAACCGATCCGAACCCTCGTGGTCAAAAACCCCAAACAGGGTTGCCAAAGCATCTTGCACGCCCTCCTCACCTCGAACCCATCAACGGGACAATACTATAGCGATTGCAAACTCACCTTGGCCAGTCCCCTGGCCAGCTGCGATCAAATCTCCCGCGAATACTACCGAGTGACGTGCGAGTTAATTCGGTGGTTCCCCGAGGAGAGCGAGTGTTAA
- the LOC126738889 gene encoding uncharacterized protein LOC126738889: protein MSEDDFAFLLERVSTSIQKKDTNMREAIPAKTKLMITLRYLAIGDSFKSLEFFFKAPKSTISKFLVKVLDAIIVSLEEFIKVPTSDVEWNYIQAGFKNKWNFPSCIGAIDGKHVVIKAPPKSGSDYFNYKKDHSIILLALVDHDYCFTYVDTGAKGRASDAGVFANSSLFKVLEQNLLGIPRDAVIVGDDAFPIKPYLLKPYSKRNLTQEEKIFNYRLSRARRISKNAFGILVSKFKVFKRPIELKPEKVDKVVMACCYLHNWLQDK from the exons ATGTCTGAAGACGATTTTGCGTTTCTTCTGGAACGGGTATCAACatctatacaaaaaaaagatacaaacaTGAGGGAAGCAATACCagccaaaacaaaacttatGATAACGCTACGGTACTTAGCAATAGGTGATAGCTTTAAGAGTTTGGAATTCTTCTTTAAAGCTCCAAAATCAACCATCAGCAAATTCTTAGTTAAAGTTCTGGATGCTATAATAGTTTCGTTGGAAGAGTTTATTAAA gttccGACGAGTGATGTAGAGTGGAATTATATACAGGctggatttaaaaataagtggAATTTTCCATCTTGCATAGGAGCCATTGACGGAAAACACGTAGTGATAAAAGCCCCACCTAAAAGTGGCTCCGattattttaactacaaaaaagATCACAGTATCATTTTGCTCGCCTTGGTAGACCACGACTATTGCTTCACATATGTGGATACAGGAGCAAAAGGCAGAGCTTCTGATGCTGGCGTTTTTGCCAACAGTTCCTTATTTAAAGTTCTAGAACAAAACTTATTGGGTATACCTCGAGATGCGGTCATAGTTGGTGACGATGCCTTCCCTATAAAACCATATCTTTTAAAACCATATAGTAAACGCAATTTAACTCAAGAagaaaagatatttaattatcgTCTGTCAAGGGCGAggcgaatttcaaaaaatgcctTTGGTATTTTAGTAAgcaaatttaaagtatttaagaGACCTATCGAACTTAAGCCAGAAAAAGTTGACAAGGTTGTTATGGCTTGCTGCTACTTACATAACTGGTTACAAGATAAATAA
- the LOC126738887 gene encoding FK506-binding protein-like produces MEEWTSPDDKIFKQLIKPGVFGQKPFEGSCVRLNIVDCPPQMTKFNNVDLVMGELDGAVGRMLDISVCTMHLNEQAKFTLILDLTPISAIIELVELKFNGFIFEWGAKKKLDMALGHKNKGAEFFAENNLTDAAHRFSKGLKLLCSIPLDVEYPPQVIDGVSIQEINLLKEKLYNNLSSCYFKQKIDHMVIPLCEKVLSINGNNVKALYRIGVAYKNDKNYEKAYEALRKLNQLEPQNKAGAEQLAKVNLRLKEANVRVNNIMKKMVIDSLK; encoded by the coding sequence ATGGAGGAGTGGACTTCGCCTGATGATAAAATATTCAAGCAACTAATAAAACCGGGGGTGTTCGGACAAAAGCCTTTCGAGGGCAGCTGTGTTAGATTAAATATAGTCGATTGTCCGCCACAgatgacaaaatttaataatgttgaTTTAGTGATGGGCGAGTTGGATGGTGCAGTCGGTAGGATGTTAGACATCTCCGTCTGCACCATGCATTTGAACGAGCAAGCCAAATTTACTCTCATATTGGATTTGACGCCGATAAGTGCGATAATTGAACTGGTAGAGTTGAAGtttaatggttttatttttgagtgGGGTGCAAAAAAGAAACTGGATATGGCACTGGGGCATAAGAATAAAGGCGCGGAGTTTTTTGCCGAAAACAACTTGACTGATGCCGCTCATCGATTCAGTAAAGGGTTGAAACTTTTATGTTCCATACCATTGGATGTGGAATATCCTCCTCAAGTGATAGATGGGGTCAGTATCCAGGAGATCAATCTGCTAAAAGAGAAATTATACAACAATTTGTCCTCGTGTTATTTCAAGCAAAAAATCGATCATATGGTGATTCCTTTATGCGAAAAGGTGCTGAGCATTAATGGAAATAACGTAAAAGCTTTATACAGGATCGGGGTGGCTTataaaaacgataaaaattatgagaaagCTTATGAGGCACTGAGAAAATTGAACCAATTGGAACCTCAGAATAAGGCGGGAGCTGAGCAGTTGGCCAAAGTGAATCTCCGTTTGAAAGAGGCCAATGTGAGAGTGAATAATATAATGAAGAAAATGGTTATAGATTCTTTAAAGTGA